The Pseudomonadota bacterium region CAAGCTTGTCTGCAATAAGCCGGTTGTCCGAGTTGCGCCCTCGCACTCCCAAGGGACCGGGCACGTGCTTACGCGTCACGGGCTTGCCCGCTACCTTCATGACGATGTTGGCGAGCTCATCAATGCTGACCATCTCGTCCGAGCCGATATTGACCGGCCCTGTCCAGTCCGAGCGGGTGAGCCGCAGCGTGCCTTCCAGGCACTCGGTAATGTATAGAAAGGAGCGCGTTTGCTTGCCGTCTCCCCAGATCTCGATCTGGCCGTCCGGGTCGGCCTCGGCCACCTTGCGGCACAGGGCCGCTGGCGCCTTCTCGCGCCCACCGGTCCAGGTGCCCTCTTCCCCGAAGACGTTGTGATAGCGGGCGATGCGTACCTCCAAGGCATGGTTGCGGTGGTAGGCCAGATACAGCCGCTCGCTGAAGAGCTTTTCCCAGCCGTATTCGCTGTCCGGGTCCGCGGGGTAGGCGCTGTCCTCGGCGCAATTCGGGTTGTCCGGATCCAGCTGGTTGTGCTCGGGGTACATACAGGCTGACGAGGAGTAGAAGATCCTTTTCACGTTCCGCTTGCGGCAGGTCTCCAGCATGTTGAGGTTGATCGCGGCCGAGTTGTGCAGGATCGCGGCGTCGTTGTCCCCGGTGAACACGAACCCCGCGCCGCCCATGTCCGCAGCGAGCTGGTAGACCTCGTCAAAGCGCCGGTCCACCGCCCGCTCGCACACACCGATGTCACGCAGATCACCCATGATGAAGTCGTCTGCTTCCGTTTCGGAGAATTCGGGATACTTCAAATCGACACCACGGACCCACATCCCCTCGCTCTTGAGCCGGCACACCAGATGCGAGCCGATGAAGCCTCCTGCACCACAAACAAGCGCTGTCTTCATGTCATTCTCTCCATAAACCGGTTGGCCATCACCAGGACGTCCATGCGAGTTCGCTCGTAACACGCGATCGCCTCGTTGGCTGACCTGTCGGTGGTTTGGGTGGCTGACCGCGGCCCGATTCGGACCGGGTCTCTACGGAACGGCAAGACCTGCGCCGCACAGGGGCTGTCAGCCGAATTCAGGTATGTTCGATACGGGCACACGATGGCGGCGGATGCGCCCGCTAGGACGCGGCCGGTCGATCCTCGTCGGTTCGGTGGGTTTCGCGCGTCTCTTCCTCCTGAGCATAGTAGCCCTCGGAGCGATAATAGTAGTAGTACTGGCCGTACCCGTAACCGTACTTGCGGCTCGCAAGGTCGACGTCGTTCATGATGCCGCCCAGCAGATTCGCTGATACGTCCGAGAGCTGCCTCTTGGCGGACAGGAGCGCGTCACGCGTGGTCTTGTTTTCCCGTACCACCACGATGGCACCATCGACCTGGGTCGCGACGATAGCCGCGTCGGTCACCGCCGAAAGTGGAGGGCTATCGAAGATGATCGTGTCGAATTGCTCGCGCGCCAACTCGGCAAAGCGCTGGAACTGCGCTGTGTGTAGAAGCTCCGCAGGGTTCGGTGGTATCGGGCCGCAAGGAATAACCGACAGCCCGGGGATTTCAGTGCGCTGGACGGCGGACTCGAGTTCGGCATGCTCCACCAGGACGGACGTAATTCCCGCGCCTGGCACGAGCTTGAAGACTCTATGGATTCTGGGCTTCCGCAGGTCCGTGTCCACCAGCAAGACGCTCTTGCCGCTCTGGGCGATGGCAATGGCCGTGTTGATCGCAACCGTGGTCTTCCCCTCCCGTGGGCTGGCGCTGGTCACCACGAGGCTCTTGTAGGGCCGGTCGGCCGACATGAACGCGAGGTTGGTCCGTATGGTCCTGCTGCACTCCGCCGCCGCCGAGCGAGGGTGAGTGTGCACGATAAGGTCCTTGTTTTCGACGGGTTCCTCTTGACGCTTGCGGCGACGCTTCCTGCGACCGTAGCGGTAGCCCCCCGGGCTTGCGTTGTCGGTGACCTTGGGGATGATCCCGAGGATAGTGACCCCGAGCGCCTCGGCTGCAGCTGCCGAGCGCAATGTCTTGTCGCTGCGTGCGATGGCCAGCGCCAGCGCGACCGCAATGGCCATGCCAGCCAAGACTCCAATAGCAAGATTGATGGGCAGTCGCGGGCTCACGTGGTGCAGCGGTGGCAGAGCCCGATCTACGATGCGAACATGGGATAGTCGGAGCGCACGAGTCAGATCGGTCTCAGCCGTGCGACTTAGGACAACGCCGTAGAGCTTCTCGTTGTTTTCCATCTTGCGGCTCAGACGGCGATACTCGATCTCGCGCAGGTTCAGGTCCATTCCGGCCCGATGAGCGTCATCAAGCTCCTTCTTTACCCCGCGTTCGACGCTTTGGACCTCCCTCAGCTCCGATTCAGCACTCGATATCAAGCCGTCGATCGCGGAGCGCAACTGGCTGCGAAGAGCGATGATGCGCGCATCAATCGCCTTGATTTCGGGGTGGGCCTCCCCATAACGAGCCGACAGGGCTTCACGCTCCGCCACCCCCTCTCGGTGTTTCTGGTACAGATTCTCGATGGAACGATCCTGCAGCACAACCTTGGCACGGACACTGAAGGGATTGTCGTGATTTGCCTCCTTGAGCGCACTAACGCGGGCTTGAGCCTCGACGCGCCTCGTTTGGGCCTCGGTCAGCCGCTGGCTCAGCCGCTGGATCTTGTTGGATACGATGTTCTGCCGCTCCTCGAGCGACAGCGACAGGACGTTATGGTCCTCCTTGAACTTGTGCAGTGCGAGCTCAGAACCCTCGAGCTGCCCTTTCAGTCCGTCAAGCTGTTGCTTCAGCCAGGATAGCGCTGACGTCGTCGAGCCCAGGCGGTCATCGACGGTCTTGTCGATATAGGCATCGGTCACGGCGTTAGCCAGGAGCGCCGCTCGCTCCGGGTCGCGGTCGCGCACTCGAACATGCACGATGCGTGTATCCTTTTCCTGCTCCACTCCAAGGCGCCGCTGCAGTAGTTTCGCCGCGTCGCTGGGTTCCGCCCCTTCCCACGCGCCCTTCTCCTCCGGCGGGACGTCCATGAAGTCCGGATCGCGGTGCAGAGCGAGCTTGAGCGCGGCGCGTTCCGACACGCTGCGGCTAGCGATGACCAGGTTCTGAGTCTTGTAGAACTCCTTCGTAGACCAGTAGTACGAAACAGGGTTAGATACATCTTCGACCGCTCGGCCCAAGGGGCGTGGCGGTGACGGGTCGTACTCGATCGTACACGAGGCCTGGTAGATCTTGGGTTGCTGCAACGTCCAGAACATCGTGGCGACAGCAGATGCAGCTGCTAGCGCCAGTATCAGCCACTTGTTGGCCCACAGGAACTGGAGCGCGCTCCAGACATCGGAGGCCTCGTCCGTCGAAGTGGCCTGGGGTGTGGCGTGCTGTCTCAGAAGAGGCGTAGCCATGTTGCTAAGCGATGCAGCTCGTTTCGGGTGACACTGCTACCCCACACCCGCGATCGCGACCACCATACTGCCACACAAAGTTAGTGCGCTGCAGCCGATAAACGTGATGACAATCTTGCGCGCTCGGCGCAGGATGAGCCGTGATGTGGGTCCCGCACGCATAGCTCGGAGTAGGCCTTGAGGGCTCGCGGCAAGTCTCCAAGCCTTTCCGCCAGCAGGGCCACCCGGGCGAGATACCCCTGCCTGGGGTCTACTCGATGGGCTTCCTCCAGAGCTCGCAACGCGTTCCCCTCGTTGCCAAGTTCGCTCTCGAGGGCGGCAAGCAGGGAAAGTGTCTCCGAGACCTGGGCCGCGGAGCCACCTGCTAGGCCCTTGAGTTCTTCGATGGCAGTGCGGACCTCGGCGGCGTCACCGAGCCTTGCTGACGCGCGGGCGCGAAGAATCAAGATCTTGCGTCTAGCGGTCCGGTCAGTCGGCAGTGTACGGCTGAGCTCGAGTGCTTGCGCCTCATGTCCCGAGC contains the following coding sequences:
- a CDS encoding polysaccharide biosynthesis tyrosine autokinase, giving the protein MATPLLRQHATPQATSTDEASDVWSALQFLWANKWLILALAAASAVATMFWTLQQPKIYQASCTIEYDPSPPRPLGRAVEDVSNPVSYYWSTKEFYKTQNLVIASRSVSERAALKLALHRDPDFMDVPPEEKGAWEGAEPSDAAKLLQRRLGVEQEKDTRIVHVRVRDRDPERAALLANAVTDAYIDKTVDDRLGSTTSALSWLKQQLDGLKGQLEGSELALHKFKEDHNVLSLSLEERQNIVSNKIQRLSQRLTEAQTRRVEAQARVSALKEANHDNPFSVRAKVVLQDRSIENLYQKHREGVAEREALSARYGEAHPEIKAIDARIIALRSQLRSAIDGLISSAESELREVQSVERGVKKELDDAHRAGMDLNLREIEYRRLSRKMENNEKLYGVVLSRTAETDLTRALRLSHVRIVDRALPPLHHVSPRLPINLAIGVLAGMAIAVALALAIARSDKTLRSAAAAEALGVTILGIIPKVTDNASPGGYRYGRRKRRRKRQEEPVENKDLIVHTHPRSAAAECSRTIRTNLAFMSADRPYKSLVVTSASPREGKTTVAINTAIAIAQSGKSVLLVDTDLRKPRIHRVFKLVPGAGITSVLVEHAELESAVQRTEIPGLSVIPCGPIPPNPAELLHTAQFQRFAELAREQFDTIIFDSPPLSAVTDAAIVATQVDGAIVVVRENKTTRDALLSAKRQLSDVSANLLGGIMNDVDLASRKYGYGYGQYYYYYRSEGYYAQEEETRETHRTDEDRPAAS
- a CDS encoding NAD-dependent epimerase/dehydratase family protein, with amino-acid sequence MKTALVCGAGGFIGSHLVCRLKSEGMWVRGVDLKYPEFSETEADDFIMGDLRDIGVCERAVDRRFDEVYQLAADMGGAGFVFTGDNDAAILHNSAAINLNMLETCRKRNVKRIFYSSSACMYPEHNQLDPDNPNCAEDSAYPADPDSEYGWEKLFSERLYLAYHRNHALEVRIARYHNVFGEEGTWTGGREKAPAALCRKVAEADPDGQIEIWGDGKQTRSFLYITECLEGTLRLTRSDWTGPVNIGSDEMVSIDELANIVMKVAGKPVTRKHVPGPLGVRGRNSDNRLIADKLGWRPSMSLEDGIRPTYRWIAKQVQDARNKA